CACCGGCAAGGCCACTTACTTCAGCCGCTCGCGCCAATGCCTGTGGGAAAAGGGGGCGACCTCCGGCCACGTTCAGCTGGTCAGGGAAATCCGCCTGGACTGCGACGCGGACACGGTGCTTCTGAAAGTGGAGCAGCTGGGCGGGGCCGCCTGCCACACGGGACACCGCAGCTGCTTTCACAAACGGGTGAACCAGGGCACCCTGGAAACCGTCGGGCAACCGGTCTTCGACCCCAAGGAGGTCTACGGCAAATGAGAACCCCGTTGAAGCTGGGGATTCCCAAGGGGAGTCTGCAGAACGCAACCATCGCACTTTTCAAACGCTCCGGCTGGACCATCAATGTCAACGGCCGCAGCTATTTTCCGGAGATCGACGACGATGCAATCCAATGCGGCATCTGCCGCGCCCAGGAAATGTCGCGCTACGTGGAAAACGGCACCCTGGATGCCGGCCTGACCGGCAAGGACTGGATTGCCGAGAACGCCTCCGACGTCCGGGTGGTCACCGACCTGGTCTACTCCAAGGTCAGCTCCCGGCCCGCCCGCTGGATCCTGGCGGTGGGCTATGACTCGCCGATCCAGAAAATAGAGGACCTGCAGGGCAAGAAAGTTGCCACCGAACTGGTGAACTTCACCAAACGCTATTTTGCCGAACGCCAAATCGACGTTTCGGTGCAGTTTTCCTGGGGGGCGACCGAGGCCAAGGTGGTCTCGGGCCTGGCGGATGCCAT
This is a stretch of genomic DNA from Desulfobacteraceae bacterium. It encodes these proteins:
- the hisG gene encoding ATP phosphoribosyltransferase codes for the protein MRTPLKLGIPKGSLQNATIALFKRSGWTINVNGRSYFPEIDDDAIQCGICRAQEMSRYVENGTLDAGLTGKDWIAENASDVRVVTDLVYSKVSSRPARWILAVGYDSPIQKIEDLQGKKVATELVNFTKRYFAERQIDVSVQFSWGATEAKVVSGLADAIVEVTETGSTIKAHGLRILQELMQTNTQLIANHDAWQDPVKREKIEQIALLLKGALLGEKLVGLKMNVPKRRLEEIVAILPSLNAPTVAPLYQSDWFSVETVVNTNVMRDLIPELQKQGAEGIIEYPLNKVV
- a CDS encoding phosphoribosyl-AMP cyclohydrolase — encoded protein: TGKATYFSRSRQCLWEKGATSGHVQLVREIRLDCDADTVLLKVEQLGGAACHTGHRSCFHKRVNQGTLETVGQPVFDPKEVYGK